In the Thalassoglobus sp. JC818 genome, one interval contains:
- the ald gene encoding alanine dehydrogenase yields the protein MIVGVPREVKEDEYRVGMLPVGVEELTKAGHRVLVERGAGLGSGIPDEQYALQGAEIVSGPEAIFGEAELVVKVKEPMPDEWPLLRRNQMLMTYFHFAADEELTREVLDTGVTAIAYETLRGKRGDLPCLTPMSEVAGRMSIQEGAKYLERPQEGRGILLGGVPGVSPAHILVLGGGIVGKNAAQIASGFQADVVLMDIDVDRLRYLDDIMPPNVTTLFSDRHNIREQLQLADLVIGAVLIPGAKAPSLVSASDLKLMKAGAVIIDVCIDQGGCVETSRPTTHSNPTYVEEDVVHYCVTNMPGAVGRTSTYALCNVTFPYVMEIAHNGLQQACTRIAGIREAVSTHLGKLTSRPVAETFGIAYEEFELE from the coding sequence ATGATTGTCGGAGTTCCACGAGAGGTGAAAGAGGATGAGTATCGTGTCGGGATGCTTCCTGTGGGAGTTGAGGAACTGACCAAAGCAGGACATCGCGTGTTAGTAGAGCGCGGAGCTGGTTTGGGAAGCGGAATTCCGGATGAGCAATATGCACTTCAGGGAGCGGAGATTGTCTCTGGTCCCGAAGCGATCTTTGGTGAAGCGGAACTGGTCGTCAAAGTTAAAGAGCCGATGCCTGACGAGTGGCCGCTCTTAAGACGCAACCAGATGTTGATGACCTACTTTCACTTCGCGGCCGATGAAGAACTGACGCGCGAAGTCCTGGATACCGGTGTCACCGCGATTGCCTATGAAACGTTGCGCGGCAAGCGTGGAGACCTTCCCTGTTTAACTCCCATGAGCGAAGTCGCAGGGCGGATGAGCATTCAGGAGGGAGCAAAATATCTCGAACGTCCTCAGGAAGGGAGAGGAATTCTTCTGGGAGGCGTGCCTGGTGTTTCCCCCGCACACATTCTGGTGTTGGGAGGAGGGATTGTCGGAAAGAATGCTGCACAAATCGCGTCCGGTTTTCAGGCGGATGTGGTCTTGATGGACATTGATGTCGATCGGCTTCGCTATCTCGATGACATCATGCCACCCAACGTCACAACACTCTTCTCGGATCGACACAACATTCGAGAGCAACTTCAACTCGCTGATCTCGTCATCGGGGCAGTTCTCATTCCGGGAGCGAAAGCCCCAAGCCTAGTGTCGGCATCCGACTTGAAGCTGATGAAAGCAGGTGCGGTCATCATTGATGTCTGCATCGATCAAGGAGGATGCGTGGAAACCAGTCGACCGACAACGCATTCCAATCCGACCTACGTAGAAGAAGATGTTGTTCACTACTGTGTGACAAACATGCCGGGAGCAGTCGGTCGGACGAGCACGTATGCGCTCTGTAACGTCACCTTCCCTTACGTGATGGAAATTGCGCACAATGGTCTTCAACAAGCATGTACGCGGATCGCTGGGATTCGAGAGGCAGTCAGCACTCATCTAGGCAAGCTGACAAGTCGACCGGTTGCTGAGACGTTCGGAATTGCGTACGAAGAATTTGAGCTTGAGTAG